The Paraburkholderia agricolaris genome includes the window CTTGCTGACAGGTTCACCGCATTTGCGGTGAGGTCGTCCTGCGTCCAGGACGTGGACTCCCTTTGGGAGTTCGCCGTTGGGGTTAGAACATGCCATTCATTTTTCGCACGCCGTCAAACCGGCGTGCACCACTGCGCGCGCGCTCGCTTTTCGCCGCACTGATTCTCGCGAGCGGCGCGGCGCACGCTCAGGAAACAAGCTACACGCTCGATGCGGCGCTGCAGGCCGCAACCGACCGCTCTTCCGCCATGGGTGCCGCACAGGCATCCGTGCGCGCCAGTTCCGACGCTGCGGTGCGGGCCGGGCAGTTGCCCGACCCAATGCTCAAAGCAGGCATCGACAACCTGCCGGTGAACGGAGCGCAGCGGTACACCATCGGCCAGGACTTCATGACGATGCGCCGCATCGGCATCGAACAGGAATGGGTATCCGCCGATAAGCGCCGCCAGAGTTCGGCCCGCGCGAACGACGTGGTGGACCGCGAGCGCGCCGGATATCTGGTGCAACTCGCGAACACGCGGCAGCAAACGGCGTCGGCATGGCTGAACGCTGTCTATGCCAGGCAGGCGCTCGCGTTGCAGCAGGATTTGCTGCGCCACATGGAGCATGAACTGGAGGCGACAAAAGCCTCCTACCGTGGAGCCAGGGCAACGGCGGCCGACGTCGTACAGGCGCAGGCGATGCTCGCGCAGACGCAGGATCAGCGGCTCAAAGCGCAGCAGACCTTTCAGACCGCTCTGATCGGCCTGTCCCGCTGGACTGCCACACCCGTTGCCGATGTGAGCGGCGATCCACCCGCGCCGCAATCGTACGTCGCGTCCCTGTCGCCTGAGGCGCTTCGCGACGTCCAACCGGTGCTCATTGCCGCGTCACGGGATATCGCAGTTGCCGACGGCGATACGGCCGTTGCTAACAGCGACCGCAGTCCTAACTGGACGTGGGAAGTCTCGTATCAGCAGCGCGGCGGCCAGTACTCGAACATGGTTTCGGTCGGCGTCAGCATTCCCTTGCCGATCAATCGCAAGAATCGCCAGGATCGCGACGCCGCGGAGAAGGCGGAACTCGGCACCAAAGCGCGGCTGATGTACGAAGACGCGCAGCGGCAAGTCGAAGCGGATATCCGCACGCAGTCGGCAACGCTCGCCAGCGGCCGCGAGCGCATCACCCAGCTCACCGACTTCCTGCTGCCCGCAGCGGATCGTCGCGTTCAGCTTGCGGCGGCGGCCTATCGGACGGGCAGCGGGTCGCTCGCGGACGCGTTTGCCGCCCGGCGTGCGCTACTCGACGCCCAGCTACAGCTGCTTGATCTTCGGCGCGAGGTGTCCCAGACATGGGCCCAGCTCGAATACCAGGTGGTGCCCGCGTCGATGTCCGTCAGCCAGTGAAGGAGAACACCATGCAAAAGAAACAACGGGTACGCGCGGTCCTCATTACGTTCGGCGCCGTGGTTTTGTCAGGCGCAGGCTACGTGGCCGGCGCGCGTCATGCCGCGAAGGCGGGTTCAGCTTCCGTTGCCGCGATGTCCGTGACGTCTGCAGCGGGCGACAGGATCGATCCGAAGACAGGGCGCAAAGTGCTGTACTGGCACGATCCGATGGTCCCGAATCAGCATTTCGACAAACCGGGCAAGTCGCCCTTCATGGACATGCAACTCGAACCCGTGTTCGCCGACGATGCGGGCGTGAGCGGCATCAAGATCGACCCCGGCTTGCAGCAGAGCCTCGGCATTCGCTACGCCACGGCGCGACGGCAGGACATCGCCGAAGGATTCGATGCCGTCGGGACCACGCAATTCGACGAATCGCGCGCTGACGTCGTGCAGTCGCGCGTGACCGGCTACATCGACCACCTGTATGCGAGCGCACCGATGCAGCGCATTGCGAAAGGCGCGCCGATCGCATCGCTCTTTGTGCCAGATTGGCTGGCGCCGCAGGAGGAGTACCTGACGCTCAAACGCAGCGGTATGGACAGCAGCATGCTCGACGCCGCGCGCGCGCGTATGCGGGCGATGTCGATTCCCGACGATGTCGTCGCGAATCTCGACCGGACCGGCAACGCGCAGACGCATGTCGTGCTGAGCTCACCCGAAACGGGCGTGGTCAGCGAGTTGAACGTTCGCGATGGCGCGATGGTGACGCCTGGGCAGACGCTCGCCAAGGTCGCGGGTCTCTCCACGTTATGGCTCATCGTTGAGATACCGGAATCTCTGGCGCTGAGCGTGCAGCCCGGCATGACCGCGGATGCCGCATTCGCGGGCGATCCCTCCCAGCATTTCAAAGGGCGGATTCGCGAAATCCTGCCGGGCATCAACACTAGCAGCCGCACCTTGCAGGCTCGTCTCGAGATCGACAATGCCGCGTTCAAGCTGACGCCCGGCATGCTGATGCGTGTGCGGGTCGCCGCGCAAAAACCGGCTTCGCGCCTGCTTGTCCCGTCCGAGGCGGTGATCGCGACCGGCAAGCGCACGGTCGTCATTGTCAGAAACGCGGACGGGCGTTTGCAGCCGGTGAGTGTCACGGTCGGCAAAGATGTCGGCGAACAGACCGAAGTGTTGAGCGGTCTGACCGACGGCGATCGGGTCGTAGCATCCGGCCAGTTTCTGATTGATTCGGAAGCCAGCCTGAAATCGGTTCTTCCCCGTCTGGAGGGGAGCACAAACGCGGACCCGGTTGCGCCCGCGTCAGGCCCCGCCACGACCGATGCATCCCCAACCTATGAGACCACCGGCAGGGTCGAAAAGGTGACAGCCGACGACATCACGTTCTCTCATCAGCCGGTCCCTGCTTTGGGCTGGGGCAAGATGACAATGGCATTCGGCAAACCATCGCCGACGGCCTTCCCGGACGCAAAGCCCGGTGAGATGGTGCACTTCGCGTTCCGGCAGACGGACAGCGGCTACCAGCTGACGACGGTCGAACCGGTAGGAGGCGCCAAATGATCGCGCGTGTGATCAGGTGGTCTATCCACAACCGTTTTCTGGTGCTGCTGGCCACTGTGCTCGTGACAGTGTGGGGCATCTACTCGCTGACCCAAACGCCGCTCGATGCGCTGCCCGACCTGTCCGACACGCAGGTCATTATCAAGGCCTCGTACCCGGGCAAAGCACCACAGGTCGTCGAGGACCAGGTGACGTATCCGCTCACCACCACACTGCTGGGCGTGCCGGGCGCGAAAACCATTCGCGCGTATTCGTCATTCGGCGATGCGTTCGTCTATGTCCTGTTCGACGACAAAACCGACCAGTATTGGGCGCGTTCGCGCGTACTCGAATATCTGAACCAGGTGCAAAGCAGGCTGCCACCAGGCGCGACGGTTTCGCTCGGCCCCGATGCAACCGGCGTCGGCTGGGTCTACGAATACGCACTCGTTGACCGGAGCGGACAGCACGACCTGGGACAGCTTCGCGCGCTCAACGACTGGTTCCTGAAGTTCGAACTGAAGTCCGTGGCCGATGTATCCGAGGTCGCGAGTATTGGCGGCATGGTGCGCCAATATCAGGTTGTGCTCGATCCGGACAAGCTGCGCGCGTATGGCATCACGCAGGCGATGGTGGCCGATGCATTAGGCAAGGCGAATCAGGAGTCGGGCGGGTCTGTTGTCGAGATGGCCGAGTCCGAATACATGGTGCGTTCGTCCGGCTATCTGCACACGCTTGACGACTTCCGTCATGTCGTCCTGCGTACGGACGAAGCGGGCACACCCGTCCTGCTAGGCGATGTCGCGCGTATTCAGATCGGACCCGAGATGCGCCGCGGCATCGCGGAGTTGAATGGCGAGGGCGAAGTCGCGGGCGGTGTGATCGTGATGCGCTCCGGCAAGAACGCGCTGACGACGATCGAAGCGGTGAAGGCGAAGCTCGCCGAACTGAAGCGCTCGCTGCCCGCTGGCGTCGAAATCGTCACGACGTACGACCGCTCGCAACTGATCGAACGCGCGGTGGACAACCTGAAAGACAAGCTCGTCGAGGAATTCATTATCGTCGGGCTTGTGTGCGCGGCCTTTCTATTTCATCTGCGCAGCGCGTTCGTCGCCATCCTGTCGCTGCCATTGGGCGTGCTCGCCGCGTTCATCGTGATGCGCTATCAGGGCGTGAACGCGAATCTCATGTCGCTCGGCGGCATTGCAATTGCCATTGGCGCGATGATCGATGCGGCCATCGTGATGATCGAGAACGCGCACAAACATCTCGAAGCGTTCGAGCACGCGCATCCCGGCAGGACGATGACGTCCGCTGAACGTTGGGAGCTCATTGCCACATCGGCCGCCGAGGTCGGGCCCGCGCTGTTCTTCTCCCTGCTCGTCATCACGCTGTCGTTTATCCCGGTGTTCTCGCTCGAAGGCCAGGAGGGCAAGCTGTTTTCTCCGCTGGCCTTCACCAAGACCTACACGATCGCCGCGGCGGCGGGGTTGTCGGTGACCCTGGTGCCGGTGTTGATGGGGTTGCTGATCCGCGGCCGTATTCCGCACGAGAGCGCGAACCCTATCAATCGCGTGCTGATCCGGTTGTACCGGCCGTTGCTGGAGGCGACGTTGCGTCGCCCGTGGTTCGCGATCGGTCTGGCGGTGGTTGCGCTCGCCGCGTCCGTGATTCCACTGTCGCAACTCGGCGGCGAATTCATGCCGCCGCTCGACGAAGGCGATCTGCTGTATATGCCGACGGCGCTGCCTGGCATCTCGGCGGAGAAGGCGAGTGAGCTGCTGCAGCAGACCGACCGGCTCATCAAGACTGTCCCGGAAGTGCAGACCGTGTTCGGCAAGTCCGGCCGCGCCGACACGGCAACCGACCCCGCGCCGCTCGAGATGTTCGAGACCACGATCCAGTTCAAGCCGCGCAAAGAATGGCGGCCCGGCATGACGCCGGAGAAGCTGGTCGACGAACTGGATCGTACCGTCAAAGTACCGGGGCTCTCGAACGTGTGGGTTCCACCGATTCGCAATCGCTTGGACATGCTGTCGACGGGTATCAAGACGCCGGTCGGCGTCAAGATTTCGGGTCCCGACCTTGGGCAAATCGACAAGCTTGCCGCGCAGGTCGAAGCGGCGGTCAAGACCGTGCCCGGTGTGACGTCGGCGCTGGCTGAACGGTTGAACGGCGGCAGATATATCGACGTCGATATCGACCGGCTGGCGGCGGCGCGTTACGGCCTGGCTGTTGCCGACATTCAGTCGATCGTGTCCACGGCGGTCGGCGGCGAAAACGTCGGCGAGGTCATTGCCGGGCGGGAGCGTTTTCCGATCAACATCCGCTATCCGCGCGAGGTCCGCGATTCACTCGAGAAGCTGCGTGAGTTGCCCGTCGTGACGGAGCGTGGCGCGCAAATCCGGTTGTCTGACGTGGCGCACATCACGATTGCCGATGGGCCGCCGATGATCCGCAGCGAGAACGCCCGGCTTGCTGGTTACGTGTATGTCGATATCCGCGACACGGACCTGCATTCGGCGGTGCAGGCCATGCAGCGCGCGGTCGCTGAGAAGGTGACGCTTCCCGCGGGGTACTCGATTGCATGGTCCGGCCAGTTCGAATATCTGGAGCGCGCGGCGGCGAAGTTGCGCACGGTGATCCCGGTGACGCTGGTGGTCATTTTTGTGCTGCTCTTTCTGACGTTCAACTCCGTTGCCGACGCGCTGCTGCTGATGTCGACGGTGCCGTTCGCGCTGGTCGGCGGCTTCTGGTTCATCTGGATGCTGGGCCATGCCGTGTCGGTCGCGACCGCTGTCGGATTCATCGCGCTCGCGGGTGTGGCTGCGGAGTTCGGTGTCGTGATGCTGCTTTACCTGAAGGGCGCATTGAATCGGCGACTCGACGCAGGCGAGCCGCTGACCGAAGCGTTGCTTCTCGACGCGATCCGCGAGGGGGCGGTGCAGCGTGTGCGTCCCAAGGCGATGACGGTCGCCGTTGTGCTTGCGGGTCTCGTCCCCATCATGGTCGGACGTGGTGCCGGCTCGGAGGTCATGCAGCGCATCGCTGCACCGATGGTCGGCGGGATGATCACGGCCCCCCTTCTTTCGATGCTGGTTATTCCCGCAGCGTGGTTTCTGCTGCAACGCCGCCGCGCGAAGCGTCTGCCCGACGCGCGGCTTCCTCACGCAGTACCTTCCGGCACAACCGTGCCATCTACTCAGACTGGAGAAATTTGATGAAGAAATTGATCGTTGCGTTTGCGGCGCTTGCTAGTGTTGGCGCGCTTGCTGCGTCACCTGCATTTGCGGGTGACGATATGGCGGGCATGAACATGTCGACGAAACCGGCGGCTTCCGTGGAGTCGCCTAACGCGGCGTTGACCGACGCGGAGGTGAGGAGGATCGACCCGGCCTCCGGAATGGTCACGCTGAAACACGGTGCGCTGCGCAACGTGGGGATGCCGGCCATGACCATGGCCTTCAAGGCGAAGGATGCCTCGATGATCAAACAGATTCACGAAGGCGACAAGGTCAAGGTCCGCATTGAGGACGTCGACGGCACGCTGACTATCGTGAAACTGGAAAAAGCGTCGTGATGGGTTGTTGATGCGGACTCGCGGGCCTGTTGTTTGAGCCTGCGAGTCTGCACGTTGCTAGCAACGCGCAATCAACTCTCGTGGCGCGTGCCGGACGTCGGTGCCTTTAACAATGTAGACGACCAGTTCCGCAATGTTGGTGGCGTGGTCGCCGATACGCTCGATGGCCTTCGCGATAGACAGATAGTCGAACCCTGTCGCGATGGTCCGGGGATCTTGCGTCATGGACGTGATGAGGCTGCGCATGAACGCCACGAACTCGTTATCGATGGCTTCGTCGTCCTTGACGATCTGTGCGGCAGCAACGGTATCCATTCGCGCGAAAGCATCCAGCGCGTGACGAAGAATATCCACGGCCAGTTTGCCGGCGGCTTTGATCTCGGAGATGTTGACGGCCTGCGGCGTGGACGAACCCATCGCAATGCGACGGGTTCGCTTCGCAATCTTCCGTGCCTCGTCGCCCGCGCGTTCGAGGTTGGTGATGCACTTGGAGGCGGCCATCAGCAGTCGCAGGTCGCGAGCGGTGGGCTGCCGGCGGACGATGATGTTGCTGACTTCTTCGTCGATTTCTATTTCCATCGCGTTGAGCCGGTGCTCGCCCTGAAGGACCTGCTCAACAAGTCTCAGATCGAACGTGTTCAACGTCTCGATTGCGCATGCAATCTGCGCCTCCACCAAGCCGCCCATTTCGAGCAATCGGGTCAAAAGCAGATCGAGGTCGAAGTCAAATCTGCTGGAAAGATGCTTATCCGACATCTGCGCTCCTTGGACAAACTTGCCTGCGACTCGATGAGCGGCGGTGCATGTCCCGATCAGTAAAGGATATAAACAGTATATACAGTTTATGACAATTTCAGGAATAGTTTGACGCGGCCGCCTTGTTGCAGTGGCTTCGGCAGACAGGCCGCTGCCGTCGTTCACGACGCGGGATAAAGTTATCCCCAGATTTTGTTCGCAAGGCTGTGGACAACCCACGGGCAAGCGTCGCAAGCTGATGAAATGACTGGATTTTTACGGGGCGCGCCGAGTGCGTGCATTGGACGGATGGCCACAGCGGCCATCAGATTGCTTCACGATACCGAGCAGCCCGCGGGTTGGGGCCAAGCGGCGGTTGAATGGCTACCACGCCTTGCGCAATGCCTCGTGCGCGTGGTGCATATGATGCTTCTTCTGCTCTTGCAGGTATGCAACGGCCTCTTTGAGCACCTTCGCCTCACCGAGCTGGAACGCATACTCGCGCAGCAAGGTTTCGCTCGTGACAAGGTCGTTGAGCTTCCCGAGCTCGTCCTGCACCGCCGTCAACCGGTCAATCGCGGCCTGATGACTGCCATCGAGCGCCGGCAAAAAGAACTCCAGCAGATATCGCAACTTCTTCCCTGCTATGCGGACTTCATGCAGCGCCACGTACCCTGAATGTTTATCCGATGCCGCCTGCCTCACGCGCTTCCTCAAAGCCTTCTCGGCGGATGCCACGCGGCCCTCGGCAAATGAGGCAAGCGTGGGACAGGTGGATCGCGAATCCAGTTGCTGTCGCGCGCCTGTCAATGCGTGCCGGAGTATCCGCTCGACATCGGCATTGCCGATGGTTCTTCGACTGAACGACAAAGCGTCGGCGCGATGCTCGTCCACAGACGCGAGAAGTGCAGAGAATGTGCGCTGCGCCGACCGGTCAGCCGCAAGCAGGTCGCGCAAAATATCCCAGTCGCGAGTTTTGCCTGCTGCGTTGGCGAGAGACTTGAATTCCTCACGCTGCAGCGCCGAGTCTTTCTTGTCGAGCAAGGGTTCGTAGGCCCACCAGAGCGAACGCAAACGGCGCAGCGCGACGCGCAGCTTGTGCAGTACTTCGGGGTCCGCTTTCAAATGCAATGCGTGGGCACGCTGAGTGGCATCGGCGGAGATTGACGTTGCCAGACATACAAATCCGTCTGCCGCCGACATGGACCGGGTTATCGAATCCGGCCGCCCGCTGTCGTCGCTGGTGGCCGACGCGGACGCTCCTGCTCCCGGGCTTGCGGGTACGAAAATCTGGGCGTTCATTTCCGGGACGTCCTCGAGCACGGCAGGATGAGCAGGGCAGCAAGTGACGGATATAAGCGGCGAATGACTGTTCGCCGGGGAATTCGCAACGCGCCGTGATTGCGAAAGCTATCGGCCACTCATTGAGATCGTACAACGGCGAATTCCCGAACGCCAACGCGCATTCCCGGCCGTACCTGGATGGCCCCGGAAAATCCGTCATGCCTGTCAGTGCTCAACGACGATGCGCGACAACAGTGGACACTACGCCCGAAAAAACCTGTATATTTATACAGTATTCAGGGCGCAATTTCACAACCACGAACTGACACTTTTAATTGGAGGCTGGCCATGGATGCACGCGTTCGCAGGCCGGGTCATCCAATGCCTGAGATGGCAGCCTTTATGGCCAAGCTGCGCTCTGCTTTCGGAGACGAGACGGTTGACGAGGCAGTCAGACGAGGTAAAGCTGGCGAGCCAACCTTCTATGCCTGCGAGAATGGCAACTCGGTTGGCACAGCAAGTTCCGCGACCGGCAGCGTCTGGCTTGTCGACTCCACGATCCGGAACAGGCAATATTGCGCCGGGTGCGATGGTGGCTGCGTCGGGCAGGATGTTGGTTGCAAGGAGTGGCTGCAACGGAAAGCAGCCAAGGAGAACTCGTGAAAAGAATTGGATTGGCCGTATTGATGGCGACGCTCACGCCGGCCGTGTACGCGGCTGGCGGCTATACCGAGGTTTGGAACCCACCCGAGGCGCGGGCGAGCGCATCGCGCAGAGCCGGTGCCGCGCACAAGCTCGCAGTTCGTCCGCACGTCGCTCCTCGTGCGGTGAACGTTCAGGCGCGACGCGCCCCGGCGCCGGCACCGAAACTGGTCGCAAAGCAAAGCACGATACAAAAGAGCCCGCCGGCAAGCGAGCCGGACATGTCTGGAATTCCCCGCCAGATCACGCCTGAGGGAAACGTGCTTCGGGTTGATTCCCGTGGCATGTCGGCTGAGGTCATGCGTTGATGGAATCGGAGATCTACAACGGCTATAGCGTGTGGGGGCACGCGATCCTGCAACAGGAAGACATTCTCCAGCCGGAACGCTACGCGGCCAGCGGGACGATTACGGTAGGCGGGAAGCTGATTGAAGCGTCGGGAATCCTCGGCTATTTCGATACCGGGGAAGAAGCGCAACTTGCCGGGCGGGATTGGGCACGCGCCTGGGTCGACGCGCACGGTTGATAGCCGCCCCCTTCTAACCGGGGTCGCCTTTGCCGGTAAGCAAGCGGGTACGAACCCTCGTTGACTTTGTGCCGCCCCTCCCGTAGTGTGAAATTCGCCGCTGTGAAGAGCATCGCTCCTGCGCCCGCCGGTCGAGCTGGCAGCATCCCGGCATTCTGACCTTCGAACTTTCTCTACTTCGTCAATCGCTCTGTCAGCCATGGAAAGCAATCGCGCGCCCAGTCAAACGGATGAGCTCGCCCGCAGGCCTGCTCGCGCCGCAGATTACGCGGCCGAGAACCGGGCGCTGGTGGCACTCGCCCGTGTTC containing:
- a CDS encoding TolC family protein, whose amino-acid sequence is MPFIFRTPSNRRAPLRARSLFAALILASGAAHAQETSYTLDAALQAATDRSSAMGAAQASVRASSDAAVRAGQLPDPMLKAGIDNLPVNGAQRYTIGQDFMTMRRIGIEQEWVSADKRRQSSARANDVVDRERAGYLVQLANTRQQTASAWLNAVYARQALALQQDLLRHMEHELEATKASYRGARATAADVVQAQAMLAQTQDQRLKAQQTFQTALIGLSRWTATPVADVSGDPPAPQSYVASLSPEALRDVQPVLIAASRDIAVADGDTAVANSDRSPNWTWEVSYQQRGGQYSNMVSVGVSIPLPINRKNRQDRDAAEKAELGTKARLMYEDAQRQVEADIRTQSATLASGRERITQLTDFLLPAADRRVQLAAAAYRTGSGSLADAFAARRALLDAQLQLLDLRREVSQTWAQLEYQVVPASMSVSQ
- a CDS encoding efflux RND transporter periplasmic adaptor subunit codes for the protein MQKKQRVRAVLITFGAVVLSGAGYVAGARHAAKAGSASVAAMSVTSAAGDRIDPKTGRKVLYWHDPMVPNQHFDKPGKSPFMDMQLEPVFADDAGVSGIKIDPGLQQSLGIRYATARRQDIAEGFDAVGTTQFDESRADVVQSRVTGYIDHLYASAPMQRIAKGAPIASLFVPDWLAPQEEYLTLKRSGMDSSMLDAARARMRAMSIPDDVVANLDRTGNAQTHVVLSSPETGVVSELNVRDGAMVTPGQTLAKVAGLSTLWLIVEIPESLALSVQPGMTADAAFAGDPSQHFKGRIREILPGINTSSRTLQARLEIDNAAFKLTPGMLMRVRVAAQKPASRLLVPSEAVIATGKRTVVIVRNADGRLQPVSVTVGKDVGEQTEVLSGLTDGDRVVASGQFLIDSEASLKSVLPRLEGSTNADPVAPASGPATTDASPTYETTGRVEKVTADDITFSHQPVPALGWGKMTMAFGKPSPTAFPDAKPGEMVHFAFRQTDSGYQLTTVEPVGGAK
- a CDS encoding efflux RND transporter permease subunit; this encodes MIARVIRWSIHNRFLVLLATVLVTVWGIYSLTQTPLDALPDLSDTQVIIKASYPGKAPQVVEDQVTYPLTTTLLGVPGAKTIRAYSSFGDAFVYVLFDDKTDQYWARSRVLEYLNQVQSRLPPGATVSLGPDATGVGWVYEYALVDRSGQHDLGQLRALNDWFLKFELKSVADVSEVASIGGMVRQYQVVLDPDKLRAYGITQAMVADALGKANQESGGSVVEMAESEYMVRSSGYLHTLDDFRHVVLRTDEAGTPVLLGDVARIQIGPEMRRGIAELNGEGEVAGGVIVMRSGKNALTTIEAVKAKLAELKRSLPAGVEIVTTYDRSQLIERAVDNLKDKLVEEFIIVGLVCAAFLFHLRSAFVAILSLPLGVLAAFIVMRYQGVNANLMSLGGIAIAIGAMIDAAIVMIENAHKHLEAFEHAHPGRTMTSAERWELIATSAAEVGPALFFSLLVITLSFIPVFSLEGQEGKLFSPLAFTKTYTIAAAAGLSVTLVPVLMGLLIRGRIPHESANPINRVLIRLYRPLLEATLRRPWFAIGLAVVALAASVIPLSQLGGEFMPPLDEGDLLYMPTALPGISAEKASELLQQTDRLIKTVPEVQTVFGKSGRADTATDPAPLEMFETTIQFKPRKEWRPGMTPEKLVDELDRTVKVPGLSNVWVPPIRNRLDMLSTGIKTPVGVKISGPDLGQIDKLAAQVEAAVKTVPGVTSALAERLNGGRYIDVDIDRLAAARYGLAVADIQSIVSTAVGGENVGEVIAGRERFPINIRYPREVRDSLEKLRELPVVTERGAQIRLSDVAHITIADGPPMIRSENARLAGYVYVDIRDTDLHSAVQAMQRAVAEKVTLPAGYSIAWSGQFEYLERAAAKLRTVIPVTLVVIFVLLFLTFNSVADALLLMSTVPFALVGGFWFIWMLGHAVSVATAVGFIALAGVAAEFGVVMLLYLKGALNRRLDAGEPLTEALLLDAIREGAVQRVRPKAMTVAVVLAGLVPIMVGRGAGSEVMQRIAAPMVGGMITAPLLSMLVIPAAWFLLQRRRAKRLPDARLPHAVPSGTTVPSTQTGEI
- a CDS encoding copper-binding protein; this encodes MKKLIVAFAALASVGALAASPAFAGDDMAGMNMSTKPAASVESPNAALTDAEVRRIDPASGMVTLKHGALRNVGMPAMTMAFKAKDASMIKQIHEGDKVKVRIEDVDGTLTIVKLEKAS
- the phoU gene encoding phosphate signaling complex protein PhoU → MSDKHLSSRFDFDLDLLLTRLLEMGGLVEAQIACAIETLNTFDLRLVEQVLQGEHRLNAMEIEIDEEVSNIIVRRQPTARDLRLLMAASKCITNLERAGDEARKIAKRTRRIAMGSSTPQAVNISEIKAAGKLAVDILRHALDAFARMDTVAAAQIVKDDEAIDNEFVAFMRSLITSMTQDPRTIATGFDYLSIAKAIERIGDHATNIAELVVYIVKGTDVRHAPRELIARC
- a CDS encoding CHAD domain-containing protein, giving the protein MNAQIFVPASPGAGASASATSDDSGRPDSITRSMSAADGFVCLATSISADATQRAHALHLKADPEVLHKLRVALRRLRSLWWAYEPLLDKKDSALQREEFKSLANAAGKTRDWDILRDLLAADRSAQRTFSALLASVDEHRADALSFSRRTIGNADVERILRHALTGARQQLDSRSTCPTLASFAEGRVASAEKALRKRVRQAASDKHSGYVALHEVRIAGKKLRYLLEFFLPALDGSHQAAIDRLTAVQDELGKLNDLVTSETLLREYAFQLGEAKVLKEAVAYLQEQKKHHMHHAHEALRKAW